From the genome of Ascaphus truei isolate aAscTru1 chromosome 15, aAscTru1.hap1, whole genome shotgun sequence:
ACCTGTCCGGGGGGGACACAAAATGGCCGCACGCTCAGGGCTCGCTCCGGAGCACCAAAAGAAAAGGACAGCATCATCAGACGGTGGTTTGGCGACTACCTATTCATCACCAGGCGGCCATATTTGTTATAACCGACACAAGACGTCGGTGTTAAAAGGTGTCCCCCTAACACGACCAGAGTGAATATTTGGCCTTGTACGGGGTttctctggctccgccccctttGGTGTGATGTCACTACGCTCTGTTCACCCCGGTTCTTCTCCCCCCTGCAGGTAGCCCGCTGCTCAGCGCCATGTTCCTGGCGTTAGCCACCTACCAGTCTCTATACCCACTTACCCTGTTCACACCCGCTCTGCTTTACCTGCTACAGGTAcgtgcttaaagggacagtcaggtgactgtgacatgtttaaggggccagttcctcctagggccacagtgtaataatggcagtgacatggttaaggggtcagcccctcctagggccacagtgtactaatggcagtgacatggttaaggggtcagtccctcctagggccacagtgtactaatggcagtgacagggttaaggggccagtccctcctagggccacagtgtactaatggcagtgacatggttaaggggtcagtccctcctagggccacagtgtactaatggcagtgacatgattagggggtcagtccctcctaggaccacagtgtactaatggcagtgacatggtcaaggggtcagtccctcctagggccacagtgtactaatggcagtgacatggttaaggggtcagtccctcctagggccacagtgtactaatggcagtgacatggttaaggggccacaccctcctagggccacagtgtactaatggcagtgacatggttaaggggccagtccctcctagggccacagtgtactaatggcagtgacatggtcaaggggtcagtccctcctagggccacagtgtactaatggcagtgacatggttaaggggtcagtccctcctagggccacagtgtactaatggcagtgacatggttaaggggtcagtccctcctagggccacagtgtactaatggcagtgacatgattagggggtcagtccctcctaggaccacagtgtactaatggcagtgacatggtcaaggggtcagtccctcctagggccacagtgtactaatggcagtgacatggttaaggggccagtccctcctagggccacagtgtactaatggcagtgacatggttaaggggccagtccctcctagggccacagtgtactaatggcagtgacatggttaaggggccagtccctcctagggccacagtgtactaatggcagcgacgtggttaaggggtcagtccccccccccaggggtccctttttgtttttctccCATATTCAGATGCCCtgaagatatacagtatgtaattcaTTTCCAATCTTTGCTATTAACACAGTTAGGTCTGCATAGTGAATGAGACCTGCATCCTTGCAGGGGAGATTGTTACCCGGGGCCTGCTCCCCGCTGCTGATTACCTGTGCGTTGCTCCGCAGAGAGAGTTCATCGCGGTGAAGTTGACCGGCTCGGGGTTCTGGCGCTTCACCTGTCAGTATACCTGCCTGTACCTGGGCAGCCTGCTGGTCCTGATCTGCCACTCCTTCTTCCTGCTCAGCTCCTGGGACTTCCTGCAGTCTGTATATGGCTTCATGTGAGTGAGCGTGGCCCCTCCCGTGGCTCATCAGCCGAGACCAGCAATCCCCGGTGGGGGGGTCTCGGGAGCGGGGACCCCATTCATTtcggctctggggaccccctgcttctagggGTACAGACTtcccgtagggggtgctggtaggaGCTCTGGCTAgggttaaagctcccgcgtcacgtgggccgaCGGTAAGCGGcgcctgatgacatcacggcagGACGCGGCGCATTGAAAGTCCGCCGTTTCGTGAACCATGCTAGCCGAGTGGGTTCCGGTACCCCCTAAGGAGGTCCGTATCTCCGGgaacagggggtcccggagctgaaacgaatggggttcagctcaactaaaccaccccccctccccccacacccccaagtGACGGGCGTCACGGCTCCCTCAGTGTGCCGCCATATTCAGCGTCCTGCGTGTCTCTGCCGTCCGGCTGTCACCTCCGGTGAGGTCACTCCCGGCTCTGCCGGCGACGGGGACTGTTGGGTgacagcaggagggggggcgtttGCAGAGCGGGATCTTAAAATGGCGGTCTCATGTCAGAGGGAGTTTCTCGAGCAGAGATgtcgattgagtcacctgtgctgaagcaggggatgccctgaaaccctgaccttgGAGTCCCGTGAGGAtgggagttgtccacccctgctctagcacGTATGTAGCGTACGTTTGCCGCGCCCCCTGACCCTGCGCCCCGCTTTTCTTTTCCCCGCTGCAGACTGTCCGTCCCGGACCTGACCCCAAACATCGGACTCTTCTGGTACTTCTTCGCCGAGATGTTTGAACACTTCAGCCTGTTCTTCGTCTGCGTCTTCCAGATCAACGTGTTTTTCTACGCCGTGCCGCTGGCCATCAAGCTAAAGTAATTGGACGCCCCGGGGGTTTGGGACCTCGCACTCGGGGCTTGTCATAACCGCGTCACCCGCGTCTGCGTCAGGGCGGGACCCCTGCCACTGTTAGGGGGGGGACACCCGAGGCAGTCGCACATCGGCTTGGAGAATGCTAATTTTATGGCGGGGCAGCAGGCCTGGCTGGGGTCTTCCCGTCTTACCTTTTTATAGATGAAGAAAGAAGTGGAGTGCTCGCCGTAAAGCTCGCGGTGCCTCTCCACCAAAGTGCCTCTTATAGTGCCCCCCTCCTGCGTGGGAGAACATACTGTAGATTACTGACAAATACCAAGTCAATAGTGCGGATCTAATATAACGCCTCCCAAACAGCCACCTGTACTTAGCTAAGCAGTCCCTCTGATGGAGGTTTAAGAGGGGCTAACAATACCTCTTAGGTGTTTTGTACTATGAACTTCTCCAttgatgtgtgtatgtgcattAGTTTTATTCCCCGCTATGTTTTATTGTTTCAGTTtaacattttttatatgtgtGCTATATTAAAATGTTGTTTTGATATAGTACACATATACCATACACTTATTAGGGGGTTAGAGTATCTATTACTCTCTAGTACCATATACCATAACCGGTCTAGCTCTTTAAAAAGGTTTTATACCCGCGTGGGAGGGTGCACAATAAGGGGTACTGTGGTGGGGAGGCACCGCAAGCTTTGCGGCGAGCACGCCACTTCTTCATTTGACTCCAATTACCCCAGTGCCCCCCTACATATGGTAATAGGTAGGGCGGGGGGTGCTTATATTGCTGTTCAACTTACCTTTATAGATCTGTCATGCGCGTGTCGGTATGTGCGCGCGTGTCGGTATGTGCGCGCGTGTCGGTATGTGCGCGCGTGTCGGTATGTGCGCGCGTGTCGGTATGTGCGCGCGCGTCGGTATGTGCGCGCGCGTCGGTATGTGCGCGCGCGGCGGGTGTCGGTATACGTGCGCGTGTCGGTATACGTGGCGTGTCGGGTGTCGGTATACGTGCGCGTGTCGGTATACGTGGCGTGTCGGGTGTCGGTATACGTGAGCGCGTCGGTATACATGCGCGCGTCGGTTGTCGGTATACGTGCGTGTGTCGGTATACGTGCGCGTGTCGGGTGTCGGTATACGTGGTGTGTCGGGTGTCGGTATACGTGCGCGCGTCGGTATACGTGCGCACGTCGGTATATGTGCGCTCTCTCCGCGCGCTCGTAACCTGACTCCTGTGTCTCCCCGCAGAGAGCACCCCATGTTCCTGATGTTCATCCAGCTCGCTATTATCTCCATCTTTAAGTCCTACCCCACCGTGGGGGACGTGGCGCTTTATATGGCTTTCCTGCCCATGTGGAGCCATCTCTCCAGGTGTAAGTCATCCTTTCTCTCCAGCGTCTCTCCATGTCTGTCTCCTGGCACTCCCTGCGCACTACACACCGGGGCGGTAACGCTGTCTCCTGGCACTCCCTGCGCTCTACACATCGGGGCGGTAACGCTGTCTCCTGGCACTCCCTGCGCTCTACACACCGGGGCGGTAACGCTGTCTCCTGGCACCCCCTGCGCACTACACACCGGGGCGGTAACGCTGTCTCCTGGCACTCCCTGCGCACTACACACCGGGGCGGTAACGCTGTCTCCTGGCACTCCCTGCGCTCTACACACCGGGGCGGTAACGCTGTCTCCTGGCACTCCCTGCGCTCTACACATCGGGGCGGTAACGCTGTCTCCTGGCACTCCCTGCGCTCTACACACCGGGGCGGTAACGCTGTCTCCTGGCACCCCCTGCGCACTACACACCGGGGCGGTAACGCTGTCTCCTGGCACTCCCTGCGCTCTACACACCGGGGCGGTAACGCTGTCTCCTGGCACTCCCTGCGCTCTACACACCGGGGCGGTAACGCTGTCTCCTGGCACTCCCTGCGCTCTACACACCGGGGCGGTAACGCTGTCTCCTGGCACTCCCTGCGCTCTACACACCGTGGCGGTAAAGCTGTCTCCTGGCACTCCCTGCGCTCTACACATCGGGGCGGTAACGCTGTCTCCTGGCACTCCCTGCGCTCTACACACCGGGGCGGTAACGCTGTCTCCTGGCACTCCCTGCGCTCTACACACCGGGGCGGTAACGCTGTCTCCTGGCGCCCCCTGCGCACTACACACCGGGGCGGTAACGCTGTCTCCTGGCACTCCCTGCGCTCTACACACCGGGGCGGTAACGCTGTCTCCTGGCACTCCCTGCGCTCTACACACCGGGGCGGTAACGCTGTCTCCTGGCACTCCCTGCGCTCTACACACCGAGGCGGTAACGCTGTCTCCTGGCGCCCCCTGCGCACTACACACCGGGGCGGTAACGCTGTCTCCTGGTGCCCCCTGCGCTCTACACACCGGGGCGGTAACGCTGTCTCCTGGCGCCCCCTGCGCACTACACACCGGGGCGGTAACTCTGTCTCCTGGCGCCCCCTCACTACACACCGGGGCGGTAACGCTGTCTCCTGGCGTCCCCTGCGCTCTACACACCGGGGCGGTAACACTGTCTCCTGGCGCCCCCTGCGCTCTACACACCGGGGCGGTAACGCTGTCTCCTGGCGCCCCCTGCGCTCTACACACCGGGGCGGTAACGTTGTCTCCTGGCGCCCCCTGCGCTCTACACACCGGGGCGGTAACGCTGTCTCCTGGCACTCCCTGCGCTCTACACACCGGGGCGGTAACACTGTCTCCTGGCGCCCCCTGCGCTCTACACACCGGGGCGGTAACGCTGTCTTCTGGCGCCCCCTGCGCTCTACACACCGGGGCGGTAACGTTGTCTCCTGGCGCCCCCTGCGCTCTACACACCGGGGCGGTAACGCTGTCTCCTGGCGCTCCCTGCACTCTACACACCGGGGCGGTAACGCTGTCTCCTGGCGCCCCCTCACTACACACCGGGGCGGTAACGCTGTCTCCTGGCGCCCCCTGCACTCTACACACCGGGGCGGTAACGCTGTCTCCTGGCGCCCCCTCACTACACACCGGGGCGGTAACGCTGTCTCCTGGCGCCCCCTCCGCACTACATACTGCGCATGCATCGGCTGCAGCCATATTAAtctgtacacacgtgtgtgtccCCCACAGTCCTGCGGAACGTATTATCTGTACACACGTGTGTCCCCCGCAGTCCTGCggaatgtattaatctgtacacgcgtgtgtccccccctcagtCCTGCGGAACGTATTAATCtgtacacgcgtgtgtgtgtccCCTCAGTCCTGCGGAACGTATTAATCTGTACACGCGTGTCCCCCCCGCAGTCCTGCGGAACGTATTAATCTGTACACGCGTGTCCCCCCCGCAGTCCTGCGGAACGTATTAATCTGTACACGCGTGTCCCCCCCGCAGTCCTGCGGAACGTATTAATCTGTACACGCGTGTGTCCCCCGCAGTCCTGCGGAACGTATTAATCTGTACACGCGTGTCCCCCCCGCAGTCCTGCGGAACGTATTAATCTGTACACGCGTGTGCCCCCCGCAGTCCTGCGGAACGTATTAATCTGTACACGCGTGTCCCCCCCGCAGTCCTGCGGAACGTATTAATCTGTACACGCGTGTGCCCCCCGCAGTCCTGCGGAACGTATTAATCTGTACACGCGTGTGTCGTCCCCCCGCAGTCCTGCGGAACGTATTAATCTATACACGCGTGTCCCCCCCGCAGTCCTGCGGAACGTGTTCATCGTCTCCTGCATGCTGGTCGTCTGCTCGCTCCTGTTCCCGGTCCTGTGGCATCTCTGGATCTATGCGGGCAGCGCCAACTCCAACTTCTATTACGCCATCACGCTCTCGTTCAACGTGGGACAGGTCAGTGACCCCGCGCCCCTGATCAGTGGGCGCGCTTCCGTGGCAGAAAGCGCCTTGACGgtttataaaaaaattatatatatttctaaCCAGATACTAAAGCTGCTGCTTCCCATTGCATACGTTTCATGGGGGGTAGCACTAAAGATGGCCGCCTCCCTGGCATTTCTATTCTAGTGCAGGGGGGCtcggctccagtcctcaagcccctcccccaacagttcaggtgttcaagatatcccagcttcagcacaggtggttcaagatatcccagcttcagcacaggtggttcaatcagtcacCTGTGCGGAAGTagggactgaatgagccacctgtgctgaagcaggggctgattgagccacctgtgctaaagcagggacgcattgagccacctgtgctgaagcagggatatcctgcaaatttgacctgttggggggggcttgaggactgaagttgagcaatGTATACACTAGGATCCTGGCGTATACCTTTATTAAAAGTGCAATCCCTCTTGGTACCAAACCGAGCCCATAGCAGGGACTGGTTTAAGGGGTCCGGTGTGGGTTATTGACGCCCCCAATCTGACACCGATCAGTATTTTGATCTCCTTATTGAAAGGTCGTTTGTAacacggggggggtggggggggagaggagacttgggagggggtgtTATTCCCTCTTTGTGACATCACTGCGGTGAGCGGGAGTTTGCGCAGGCgaagcccccctctctctcctccattatCGCCTCTTAACAGGGACAGGGTGGCCGAGTAAACACTTGGTCGCCAAGCGCCCCCTCCATTCAGGGACCACAATAACACTTCCTAAACTTCCAAAGTAGCCCAATCTTTGCGTTATCTGGTTACATTTGTTTGAAGGCGGGTGTCGCCTTGAAGGGTTTCTTCTTTTCGTGGCGTAGGGGAGGAATATGTAACGCACCTTTCAATCTCACATGAGACCTTCGGGGCCCCCGAGCGGAATAGTTGTGTTGGAGCTAACGCTTCCACCTCCCAACGCATCTTCGTCGGGACCTCTGACTCCGCTGacgccctctcctcctccccccccccccccccccccgcagatcCTGCTGGTGTCCGATTACTTCTACGCCTTCCTGCGCAGAGAGTACCACCTTCACCACGGCCTGTACCTAACCAAGAAAGACGGGACGGAAGCCGCCCTCGTACTGAAGTAACGCCCCCCTGTGGTGGGGTCACCAGGAAGTGCGAGTGAGACACGGGGCGTGACGGTGGCGAAGGTTCCTCCTCCCACGCGGAGGAGAGACACTGGGTTCCGTCCCAAGCCGGAAcccatgggggggtggggggagaccaTCCTATATGGAGATTATAGGACTGTGTATTACCACGTTTTGGGGTTATGGGAGAAAGGCGGGGGGGTGCTTTATTTTTAAAGGGTGTAGCAGCATGTCGTGTCCGCGATCCCCTTCTAACAAAATACGTGCTGCGGTATACACCACTGCTGAGCGGTGTGATGTTGCTGAGAACTTACTGTATGATTATTTGGAGGGGTGGGGGCAGGCACTGTGGCTGAACGCAGCAGCCCTGGCAAGGGTGCCAACGCTAACTTTGCTGTAACCTTTTTACttctgcaggggtgggggagagtgtttGTAAAGTTTTGCAGGGCCGCTTGGCAGTAAAGGAGTAGCAGCAGCATTGGGAGGTGTAGATACTCGGTGACACTGTACGGTGCAGCATGGTCATTTTAAAAGAGAATGGGGAGAAGGGGCTGAAGAACGAGAATGTAAGTGTGCGCTAGTGACTGAtacagtataaacacacacacttcatTATGAGGGTGAGCGAGGTGGGTTTTTGTATACACACAATTACAAGGTTATATTTTGGTGTTTGTACCAATGCACAGAGTATAATATAAAGGAACATtgtgtatactatatactatagaCCTGTTGCTGTGCCAGTGTACACGGTATCAATACATTGTGTGTGTCTATCAGATCACACACTCCATTACACAGTgatctgtatatacacacactgtccacGTCCACTGCATCCCTGTGCCACGTCCCAGCAGTGCTATGTGCTGCTGTACCCTAACACGCCATGATTGGTGGCACTCTCCTCCAGTAACTCGGTGGTACGTCGCAGGGACCTGGCGACCCGAGGGTTAAAGATATACGGTATTCTTTTTGCACTGGTGAACGGAGGGTCTGCAGCTTTGTACCGAAACCCTCCTGTATCTGCAGATCATTCCCCCTTTGTAACGCCTATTTATTTCTATGGGGAGGAAGGGACTGAATAAAACCGTTCTGAGGACTCAGCGAGTCGGGGTTTGTGGTAAAGGCGTGTGGGGTGTCTGTGGGTGGAGTGTCTGTGGGTTGGGTGGGGTGTCTGTGGGTTGGGTGGGGTGTCTGTGGGTTGGGTGGGGTGTCTGTGTTGGGTTGGGTGGGGTGTCTGTGTTGGGTTGGGTGGGGTGTCTGTGggtggggtagggtggggtgtctgtgggtggggtggggtgtcTAAATGGTACAATAACTGTACCGAGTGGTTTTGACCGTTCCATATAATACAGTGTGTAACGTCGCCTTATCCTGCCCCCAGACGGATACCTGTTGCTTGGGTGGGGGTCCGAGTCCTCTGTGTCTGGGTGGTACGCTACACGTGGCGTGAGGTCCGGCAACGGGAGACATCCTACAATGATGTTTGTAATATAACCTTTTTTATAGAGCCAGTATGGATCAACCTTAGGCACCTTGTGACCATTAGGAAAGGATCAGTACTTTCATATTGTATCACATCAACTTAACATTCCCCATACAGGCTGTGCACGTTCGGTCTTGgcacacgttggcaccaatgacaaagttagagaaagatggagggtcctaaaaaatgatttcagggatctaggccaaaagcttaaggcaaggacctccaaggtagtattttctgaaatactatcagtgccatgcgctaccgcagggagacagtcagagatcggggaggttaatgcatggctaagaaagtggtgtaggaaggaggggtttgggtttttagagtacttggactccttttctgagaggtgccatctatattctagggacggattgcacctcaatgaagagggatcttctgtgctggggggagaatgctaaaagggttggaggagattttaaactaggatggaggggggaggggaatgaaacagatactgaactaaatggaatagatgaggatacaaggtggtatggaggtagaatgggggcaagagcaagtttgacaagcagtgagacacccatagtaaatagagataatactagaaaacttctaaagactaaaccaagttggcgcagaaaggaaggagcagataagataatattaaaggctgaaaaaaacctgaaatgcatgcttgctaatgcaagaagcctgacagataaaatgggggagcttgaattaatagctgcaagggagcagtatgatatcataggcattactgaaacatggtggggtgAAACCcatgactggacagttcatttagagggttattctctttttcggaaggatcgaacaaatagaagagatggaggagtatgtttatatgttaaaccggatctaaaacctattataagggaagatgtttatgaagggaatgatgaaaatgtagagactttgtggatagaaattagcagtggaggtaaaagtataaagaaaatgtttgtgggaatatgctataaaccaccaaatatctgtgagattgaggaagctaaaatacatttgcaaatggagaaggcatcaaaactggtttatgtttgcataatgggggattttaattatccagacatagactggggcaatgagattagcattacaacaaaaggaaacaggtttttgggggtgcttaaagacaattatatgacccaaattattgaggaaccaaccaggagaggggcaatactggatttggtcatatcaaacaatgtagaagtaataacacatattcaagtcctggaacatttgggtaacagtgatcataacatggtctcatttgaaataaattatcaaaaaatagatttcttgggttcaacaaagaccttcaactttagaaaggcagattttaataaactgaggtctaatctagtagtaatacaatgggattatgtttttgcagggaaaaatgtagaagataaatagtcagtctttaaaacattgttagaaatgcacacttatcagtgtatacccttgggtaataagtataaaagaaataagtcaaaaccaatgtggctaaataaacaggtaggggaggaaatggacaagaagaggaaggcgtttagattctttaagtcagaagggacggagacatcgtatcagaattataaggaatgtaacaaaaattgcaaaagggcaatcaaattagcaaaaatggataatggaaaaaaggattgcaatagaaagtaaggtcaaccctaaaaagttctttaagtaccttaataacaaaaaaatgagaaaagaaaatataggaccctttcagtatgagatggttaggcagattattggagataaggaaaaagcacaggtattaaacacattctttgcttctgtgct
Proteins encoded in this window:
- the PIGU gene encoding GPI-anchor transamidase component PIGU isoform X2, yielding MAAPLVLVVLVAVTIRAILFRSSLAGIISERVEVVSPLSSWKRVVEGLSLLDLGVSPYSGDVFHETPLTLYLFHFLVEYAEIVFMITDALTAVALYLAVQEFNKVTFKKQKLLLELKKYSPESHDLLRSPTGMYYVPLKVAIFYLLNPYTIMSCVAKSTCAINNAVIAFFILSTIKGSPLLSAMFLALATYQSLYPLTLFTPALLYLLQREFIAVKLTGSGFWRFTCQYTCLYLGSLLVLICHSFFLLSSWDFLQSVYGFILSVPDLTPNIGLFWYFFAEMFEHFSLFFVCVFQINVFFYAVPLAIKLKEHPMFLMFIQLAIISIFKSYPTVGDVALYMAFLPMWSHLSRFLRNVLSVHTCVPRSPAECINLYTRVSPPQSCGTY
- the PIGU gene encoding GPI-anchor transamidase component PIGU isoform X1; the encoded protein is MAAPLVLVVLVAVTIRAILFRSSLAGIISERVEVVSPLSSWKRVVEGLSLLDLGVSPYSGDVFHETPLTLYLFHFLVEYAEIVFMITDALTAVALYLAVQEFNKVTFKKQKLLLELKKYSPESHDLLRSPTGMYYVPLKVAIFYLLNPYTIMSCVAKSTCAINNAVIAFFILSTIKGSPLLSAMFLALATYQSLYPLTLFTPALLYLLQREFIAVKLTGSGFWRFTCQYTCLYLGSLLVLICHSFFLLSSWDFLQSVYGFILSVPDLTPNIGLFWYFFAEMFEHFSLFFVCVFQINVFFYAVPLAIKLKEHPMFLMFIQLAIISIFKSYPTVGDVALYMAFLPMWSHLSRFLRNVFIVSCMLVVCSLLFPVLWHLWIYAGSANSNFYYAITLSFNVGQILLVSDYFYAFLRREYHLHHGLYLTKKDGTEAALVLK